GTCGGTGAACAGGATCCAGTCGCGGTCGGCCTGCGGCAGTTCGCGCCACGGCCGGTCGATGTCGTGGCCGAGGGCGGCGAGGATGTCGCGGAGGTTCTTGCCCTGCCAGGCGCCGGGCCAGGCGGCGACGGCGCCCTCGCGGACGGAGCGGGCCGGGTCGGGGACGAGGGAGTCCTCGGTGACCCGGTGGACGGTGCCCAGGCCGTGGCATTCCGGGCAGGCACCGGCCGCGGTGTTGGGCGAGAAGGCGTCGGAGTCGAGCCGTTCCGTCGTGCCTTCCGGGTAGGTGCCGGCCCGGGAGAACAGCATCCGCAGGGTGTTGGAGAGGGTGGTGACGGTGCCGACGGAGGAGCGTGAGGTGGGTGCGGAGCGCCGCTGTTCCAGGGCGACGGCCGGCGGCAGCCCGGTGATGTCCTCGACCTTGGGCGCGCCGACCTGGTGGATCAGCCGCCGGGCGTACGGGGCCACCGACTCGAAGTAGCGGCGCTGCGCCTCGGCGTAGAGGGTGCCGAAGGCGAGGGAGGACTTGCCCGATCCGGACACCCCGGTGAACGCGACCAGCGCGTCCCTCGGGATGTCCACATCGCAGTTGCGGAGGTTGTGTTCACGGGCGCCGCGCACCCGTACGTACGAGTCGGCCATCCCTCCATGATCGGGCACGGTCCGGGGTGGCCGGGTACCGTCAGCCGGCCGCCGTGGCGGCGGCGATCCGTTCGCGGGCCTCCTCCCAGGGCAGCGGGTCGGCCACGACGGCCCGCAGGGCGCGGATCTGGCGCGGCGGGAGCCCGGCCGCCAGGACGCCGACGGCGCGCCCCTCGCGGCCGTAGAGCGCGAGGATCCGCCGCCCGGCCCGGTCCCGTACGGGTGTCTCGACCCGGTCGGCGCCCGCGGTCAGCCCGTACGCCTGGATCTTGAGGTCGTACTGGTCGGACCAGAAGTACGGCACGGGGGCGAAGGGGCGGCGCTCCGGGGCGGGGGTGCCGTCCCCGGTCCCGGTGGGGCCGTCCGCGGCGAGTTCGGCGAGCAGGTTGCGGGCGGCGGCCATGCCCTGCTCGGTGGCGTTCATCCGGTGCTCGAAGCGCAGCGGGCGGCCGTGGGCGGGGTGGTCCCAGCGGGCCACGTCGCCCGCGGCGTAGACGCCGGGGGCGGCGGCGCAGTACGCGTCGCAGCGCAGCCCGTCGGTGGTGTCCAGCGCGGGGTCGGTGAGCCAGTCGACGGCCGGGCGGGAGCCGATGGCCACCAGCACGGTGTCGGCGGGCAGCCGGGTGCCGCCCGCCGCGCCCCCGCTCGCGGAGGTACTCCCAGGGGCCAGTCGTACGGCGGTGACCTGCGGGCCACGGCCGTCGCCCGGGTCCGTGGTGTCGAAGCCTTCGACGGTGCCGGTGAGCAGGCGCACGCCCCGGTCCCGGTGCTCCTCGGCCAGCAGGGTGCCGACGTCGGTGCCGACGGCGGCGGCCATCGGGGTCCCCTCGATGCCGACGACGGTGACCTCGTGCCCCAACTCCCGTGCCACGGCCGCCGCTTCGCAGCCGAGCACGCCGTTTCCGACGATCACCAGTCGCCGGGTGCCTCCCCCGCCGGCTACGCCCTCACCGGCGGGGGTACCCCCCTTGGTCAGCCGGCCGCGCAGCGCCAGCGCGTCGTCGAGGGTGCGTAGGGTGTGGACGCCGGTGAGGCGGTCGGTGCCGGGCAGCGTCCGGGCCGCGACGCCGGTCGCGATGACGACTCCGGCGCAGGCGAGGCTCTCCGCCCCGTCGAGGGTGAGCGTGCGGGTGGCCACGTCGAGGCCGGTGGCCCGGGTGCCCAGGCGCAGGTCCAGGTCGAGCGGGGCGAGTTGTTCCTCGGTGCGCAGGCGCAGTTTCTCCGGCTCCCAGGCTCCGTGCAGCAGCTGCTTGGACAACGGCGGCCGGTCGTACGGTAGATGGGGCTCCGCACCGATGAGGGTGAGCGGGCCGCGCCAGCCGGAGCGGCGCAGCGTCTCGGCCGCGGCGAGGCCGGCGGCCGAGGCTCCGACCACGGCGATCGGGCGGGCGGTCACGCGTGTACCTCGATCACGGCGGCCGGGCAGATGGCGGCCGCCTCGCGCACCGCGTCGTGCTGTGCGGCGGGCGGTGCCGCGTCGAGCAGGACGACCACGCCGTCCTCGTCGCGCTGGTCGAAGACCTCGGGGGCGATCAGCACGCACTGGCCGGCGGCGCAGCACTTGTCGGCATCGAGGGTGATCTTCATGGCAGTGGGCTCCATAAGCTGTGGGGCGGGAAGTTGCGGGCGGACCGCGGTCCGGCGGCCGGGCCCGGGGTCACGATCACCCGGCGGCGGGTGCGTTGTCACCAGGTGACGGGCAGTGCGTGGCAGCCGTAGATCGACATATCGGTGCGGAAGGGGATTTCCTCCACCGGTACCGCGGGCCGCATCGCCGGGAAGCGGCGCAGCAACGTCCCCAGGACGACCTGGAGTTCGACGCGGGCCAGCGCCTGCCCGAGGCACTGGTGGATGCCGTAGCCGAAGGCGACGTGGTGCTGGGCGTTGGGGCGGCAGACGTCGAGCCGGTCGGCGTCGGCGAAGACGCTCTCGTCGCGGTTGCCGGAGGGTACGGCCACCACGACGCCCTCGCCGGCCCGGATGAGGTGCCCGTCGACCTCGACGTCGGCGGTGGCGACCCGGCGCGGGCCGTTGCGGATGATGCTGTGGAAGCGCAGCAGTTCCTCGACGGCGCCGCGGATCAGGGCGGGCTCCTGCCGCAGCTTCTCAGCCGTCGCGGGGTCGCGCATCAGGGTGAGCGCGCTCAGGCCGATCATGTTGGCGG
The sequence above is a segment of the Streptomyces lydicus genome. Coding sequences within it:
- a CDS encoding NAD(P)/FAD-dependent oxidoreductase, coding for MTARPIAVVGASAAGLAAAETLRRSGWRGPLTLIGAEPHLPYDRPPLSKQLLHGAWEPEKLRLRTEEQLAPLDLDLRLGTRATGLDVATRTLTLDGAESLACAGVVIATGVAARTLPGTDRLTGVHTLRTLDDALALRGRLTKGGTPAGEGVAGGGGTRRLVIVGNGVLGCEAAAVARELGHEVTVVGIEGTPMAAAVGTDVGTLLAEEHRDRGVRLLTGTVEGFDTTDPGDGRGPQVTAVRLAPGSTSASGGAAGGTRLPADTVLVAIGSRPAVDWLTDPALDTTDGLRCDAYCAAAPGVYAAGDVARWDHPAHGRPLRFEHRMNATEQGMAAARNLLAELAADGPTGTGDGTPAPERRPFAPVPYFWSDQYDLKIQAYGLTAGADRVETPVRDRAGRRILALYGREGRAVGVLAAGLPPRQIRALRAVVADPLPWEEARERIAAATAAG
- a CDS encoding ferredoxin — encoded protein: MKITLDADKCCAAGQCVLIAPEVFDQRDEDGVVVLLDAAPPAAQHDAVREAAAICPAAVIEVHA